Proteins from a genomic interval of Planctomycetota bacterium:
- a CDS encoding nucleoside triphosphate pyrophosphatase gives MSTLKLVLASASPRRAELLSEAGYAFDIEPADVDEQGLAQGVEPRELARHLALAKAEVVAGRHRGKPVVVLAADTICRGQAGEVIGKPIDRDDARRILKSLVGTLHGVVTGYAIVRCDDGRRLDGIVRSDIVMRDVSDAELEAFLDTDLWQGKAGAYGIQDTPGGDDPFVEEIIGELSNVVGLPMPQIVEALDELGITRDS, from the coding sequence ATGTCGACGCTGAAGCTCGTGCTCGCCAGTGCCTCGCCTCGCCGCGCGGAGCTGTTGTCCGAAGCCGGCTACGCGTTCGACATCGAGCCGGCGGACGTGGACGAACAGGGGTTGGCCCAAGGCGTTGAGCCGCGCGAGCTGGCGCGGCACCTTGCCTTGGCCAAGGCCGAGGTCGTCGCGGGGCGTCATCGTGGCAAGCCTGTGGTCGTCCTCGCCGCCGACACGATCTGCCGAGGGCAAGCCGGCGAGGTCATCGGCAAGCCCATCGATCGCGACGACGCAAGACGCATCCTGAAGTCGCTCGTCGGCACGTTGCACGGCGTGGTCACCGGCTACGCGATCGTCCGCTGTGACGACGGACGCCGGCTCGACGGGATCGTCCGCAGCGACATCGTCATGCGCGACGTGTCGGACGCGGAACTGGAGGCGTTCCTCGACACCGACCTCTGGCAGGGCAAGGCCGGGGCTTACGGCATTCAGGACACGCCCGGCGGGGACGATCCGTTCGTCGAGGAGATCATCGGCGAGCTGTCGAATGTGGTGGGCCTGCCGATGCCGCAGATCGTGGAGGCGCTCGACGAGCTGGGCATCACGCGGGACTCATGA